TTATCTCCCATAGCCCCGGCCGCATCTGCACCTCCGCGGCAAGTGCGACACCCCCCAAAGACAAACCGACAGCCAGAAACCAGGTCGCGAACGTTCTGAACATGACAAACCTCCTTCCGCCGAAGGGAATCCGCAAGGCGCCATGCATTCCGCCCCCCCTCGGAACAGCTTTAGGCCATTATACCTTTGTCGGAGCAAGGCGTCGCTAGCGCGAAAAATAATTTTTTCGTAAACCTTTTTCAGCGGCAATCGTCCAACGGGGATCACCGTCTCCAGGAGGATCCATGTCCGCTGAATCCAGATGGCTCAAAACGCTAAAGCAGGTCCAGCGCTGGGAGGCTACCAGCGACCCGGAATATCCCTTCTCCACTACCTGGTGCAACCAGGAACTGCGCATCCGCTTCAACCGCGCCAGACACACGACGTCCATGACCCTCCTGGTTGACGGAAGTCCCGTTCTCGATTTTGACGACTGGCCTGACCGCTCTTTCTAAGTCTTGTCGACGAGAGATGAGGGAGGGCTTTGCAGACCCAGAGCCCGCCAATCGCAGGCCGTGTAATCGGCCAGCAGCGCAAGCGGGATGAAGGTGTCGACCTCGTGAACGGGATATCCTGTCAACTGCTGCGTCAACTCCCGCATCAACTGGAGCTGCTGGAGAAAGGTCTGGCGAAAGTGCCAGCGCAGCTCTGCCTTTTTGAGCGGATCCGTCCCGACAAAGTTTAAAGTGCACCACTCCTCGGCAAAAACCTCCCCACTCACATCGACGTGCGGCAGGCCGTGCAGACGGCAGGTCAGAGGCCGCGCCTCATAGACCAGGCACAGCCCCTGTTCATCGAGCAGCGAGCACGGGGTGAGATCGTCTTCGGGGGTCTCCATCCACTCTTCGTGGGGGAGCAGGTTGAGAAGATAGGGGGGTTGCAGCTGGGGCCACTCCTCCTGCAGAGCCTCCAAACGTACCAGCGCCTTGGCCAGCACCGGCTGGCGCACCGTGGCGGGCAGGCGATCGAAAGCCTCTTTGAGCAGCCAGGCATCGAGCAGGGTGATATCGAAGAGGCCCCGGCAACACTGGGCGCACCCCTTCCGGCAGGTGATGGCCTCTCCAGCGGCGCTGGTACAGGTATCGAACCAGCGATCGGCGCTCGCCAGCAATTTTTCGTATTCCCGTAGAATCCGGCGGATTACCATGGCGACCTCGACTCAGGCTCGTTTCAGGCGGGGTATGCGCTGCACGGCGACCAGGGAGATTAGGCTCATCACCGCCCCGGCCACAAAGGGAATGCTGTAGTCGACCATCCACAGAGCGCCGCCGATGGCGGGGATGACCACAGCGGCAATGTGGTTGATGGTGAAGCTCACGGCCATGCTCGGGGCGATATCCCCCGGCTCGGCAATCTTCTGGAAATAGGTGCGGATGGCGATGGCGAAGTTGAAAAGGATATGGTCGAGGATGTACAGGGCCACGACCACCCAGCGCGACTCGGTGGTGGCGTAGAGCAGAAAGATGACAATCAGGCCGGCGTATTCCACCGAGAGGATGGCGCGCTCGCCAAAACGCACGATGGCCCGGCCGA
The sequence above is a segment of the Desulfuromonas sp. KJ2020 genome. Coding sequences within it:
- a CDS encoding YkgJ family cysteine cluster protein codes for the protein MVIRRILREYEKLLASADRWFDTCTSAAGEAITCRKGCAQCCRGLFDITLLDAWLLKEAFDRLPATVRQPVLAKALVRLEALQEEWPQLQPPYLLNLLPHEEWMETPEDDLTPCSLLDEQGLCLVYEARPLTCRLHGLPHVDVSGEVFAEEWCTLNFVGTDPLKKAELRWHFRQTFLQQLQLMRELTQQLTGYPVHEVDTFIPLALLADYTACDWRALGLQSPPSSLVDKT